The following are encoded in a window of Oncorhynchus masou masou isolate Uvic2021 unplaced genomic scaffold, UVic_Omas_1.1 unplaced_scaffold_736, whole genome shotgun sequence genomic DNA:
- the LOC135537268 gene encoding keratin-associated protein 6-2-like, giving the protein MWAGGQAARRTEMGWRSGYHEDNEMGWRSGYQEDNEMGWRSGYHEDNEMGWRSGYHEDNEMGWTSGYHEDNEMGWRSGYQEDNEMGWRSGYQEDNEMGWRSGYHEDNEMGWRSGYQEDNEMGWRSGYQEDNEMGWRSGYQEDNEMG; this is encoded by the coding sequence ATGTGGGCTGGAGGTCAGGCTGCTAGGAGGACTGAGATGGGCTGGAGGTCAGGCTACCATGAGGACAATGAGATGGGCTGGAGGTCAGGCTACCAGGAGGACAATGAGATGGGCTGGAGGTCAGGCTACCATGAGGACAATGAGATGGGCTGGAGGTCAGGCTACCATGAGGACAATGAGATGGGCTGGACGTCAGGCTACCATGAGGACAATGAGATGGGCTGGAGGTCAGGCTACCAGGAGGACAATGAGATGGGCTGGAGGTCAGGCTACCAGGAGGACAATGAGATGGGCTGGAGGTCAGGCTACCATGAGGACAATGAGATGGGCTGGAGGTCAGGCTACCAGGAGGACAATGAGATGGGCTGGAGGTCAGGCTACCAGGAGGACAATGAGATGGGCTGGAGGTCAGGCTACCAGGAGGATAATGAGATGGGCTGA